One stretch of Lytechinus variegatus isolate NC3 chromosome 17, Lvar_3.0, whole genome shotgun sequence DNA includes these proteins:
- the LOC121431092 gene encoding ganglioside-induced differentiation-associated protein 1-like isoform X2: protein MEHLGQFYTDSRDIIEYVDTLPSDRPKLCPDGTTEYARKVKYYRDKIESINIPAVSFGSLYHRHLTVNANVPSFFSKEQVKEKLAASEKHVASVQENCPDLKVFLNRRKEMSEMMGVIQDEEKVIAVLNDADRTLGEIEEELQKQKGQFGDAEYWLCGKTFTIADIFLSCVLHRLIFVGQAHRLFLSKRPLVTDYYNRVLVRKSFRKECVYANSKFWGVFVPMMRATMNKARPFISALSAVSIGVYVYYRRNEIVDLGNLLYERLRLYL, encoded by the exons GACCAAAACTCTGCCCCGATGGTACCACAGAGTATGCCAGAAAGGTCAAGTACTACCGCGATAAAATAGAATCAATCAATATACCTGCAGTCTCGTTTGGATCTTTGTATCATCGCCATCTGACTGTGAATGCCAATGTACCAAGCTTCTTCAGCAAGGAGCAAGTTAAAG AGAAGCTTGCTGCTTCGGAAAAACATGTGGCCTCTGTACAGGAGAATTGTCCAGATTTGAAAGTTTTCCTCAACCGGCGGAAAGAAATGAGCGAAATGATGGGTGTAATCCAGGACGAGGAAAAGGTTATAGCCGTCTTAAACGACGCCGACAGAACCCTCGGCGAGATTGAAGAAGAACTGCAGAAACAAAAAGGGCAGTTCG GTGATGCTGAGTACTGGTTGTGTGGAAAGACCTTCACCATTGCTGATATTTTCCTTTCTTGTGTATTGCATCGTCTCATCTTTGTGGGACAGGCTCATCGATTATTCCTTTCAAAGCGCCCTCTTGTGACAGACTACTATAACCGTGTACTCGTTCGTAAATCCTTCCGTAAAGAATGCGTGTACGCAAACAGTAAGTTTTGGGGCGTGTTTGTCCCGATGATGCGTGCAACCATGAACAAGGCACGTCCATTTATTTCCGCTCTTTCCGCAGTTTCCATTGGTGTGTATGTGTATTACAGAAGGAATGAAATCGTAGATTTAGGAAATCTGTTGTATGAAAGGCTCCGACTTTATTTGTAG
- the LOC121431132 gene encoding uncharacterized protein LOC121431132 gives MHKENLIIVTLALAGVIAAVPLDLGEAGNTISINSDDSSGAGQRNCTFTPGLEYELCRPVVEHTTDISRIPRLLANVTDCEYDECVANRLNITEGGCKVILSRPNLSSEFVYYTEPVQDIEDVDANGALSFIVWKKTKETIGFGCKSVVYK, from the exons ATGCATAAGGAGAACCTAATAATAGTGACTCTTGCTCTTGCGGGGGTGATTGCAGCAGTCCCTTTAGACCTGGGGGAAGCAGGAAATACCATATCAATCAATTCAGATGATTCTTCTGGCGCTGGGCAGCGCAACTGTACTTTTACACCTGGATTAGAATACGAGCTTTGCCGCCCGGTGGTGGAACACACCACTGATATTTCGAG AATACCGCGACTCCTTGCAAACGTCACAGACTGTGAATACGATGAGTGTGTAGCTAATCGCCTGAATATAACGGAAGGTGGCTGCAAGGTGATCTTGAGTCGTCCCAATCTGTCGTCGGAATTTGTGTATTATACAGAACCCGTACAGGACATAGAGGACGTAGATGCAAACGGTGCCCTAAGCTTTATTGTTTGGAAGAAAACAAAGGAAACAATCGGCTTCGGTTGCAAAAGCGTGGTTtacaaataa